The nucleotide sequence GTAAAACTAAAATCTTAAGTGTTCTTGCTTTAAAACAATTATACAGTAGTTCTTAGTATCGTTGTAtgtttttgaatttttattttgtccGTTTACAACTTATTACCgagtttattaaatttattttcccGGTAAAAACACGTCCTTCATTCTATGGATTCCGAGAAGGCATACCAGCGAGtgagatatttcttgtttttataaagGTTGTTTAGAATAGTTAGAAACATGGACACAGTAACAGACACATGTCCAAATAAATCAACGTTAAACGTTTGCTGCCCCAGCACTAGAGATATTAAAATATGGCGTTTTGATTGTTGCTGACAAGAGATCCATTGCACAATTTTGACACACAACATTCGctagaaattaaacaaaaacaacgcaCACGTTAACGTCATAGACATGTGGTAAGTTATCACTGAAATAACATGCTTTGTCGTGTCCGAAATGTATTTTATCATTTACTGGCTATTTTGTCTAATCCTCAAGATAACCCATATCATGTAGAAAACGCCGTTGGCTCTTCATGTTTTGCAGAATCGCCTCTGCTACTTCAATATCTGGATTCGCGGCTTTAGACACTATGTGGTTATAATTCACAAAATTAAAGTTAGACATTTTCTCATCACGATTACCAGTAGCCTCCATTTGTTCCATCAATGTCCATGGGCCATCACCAATCCCAATGACGACGATGGACAGAGCGTATTGAGATGCTCGAATAAGTGCGTCTTTTGTTCTTTTGACCTCGGATACTTGACAGTCCGAAATTATAAGTAGGACGTGGAACTAGAACAAAAACCGATATAATATTATTCGCTCATGCGAAAAAAAGCACTACTTCAATGACATTCTTTGACATGTAATAACTAACAGGTTTAAATGTGTATCATCAAATATATCCACGTCTGACATTGTATGAATATGTTAAATAGTTATACAATAGAATAATTGCATGTTAGATCTTACAGTGTGACAATTTACTCCCCATAATGTGCATTTTTGTTGTATTATCAAACCACATAATTTActttattatttctatttgattataaatatcaattaaaactcGTTGTAATTTCATTATCGTATACGTTCACGTGTTCTTATGGGTAGAATACAAGTTATAGTGAAATGTAAGTCACAGTATAATTGCCGTTATGTCTATatttgttcaacagtgaaaaaacaaacaactagtcttttttccaaataatacaTAAACTAACCTCATTTGTTTCGTTCACAATATCTAACGCTTTGTTTATTATTGGCGAAAAATCCGTCGGGTTACCAAATCGTATTCTATTTGTAATGGTGTTGTACGAGTCGTAAACATCCAAATACGTTCTGCACTGTTTCTGTGAAAATTAGTTAATATTAGTTGAgacataataacatttattttataactatattttatataaaataaatacttatttactTTTGGTGTAAAAAAATAACAGCAACATATACCCTCAATTTAGTCTCTGAAATccgttttcatataaaatatctgGAAATAACGGACTagtcaattattttattgtacCAATGGCGTATAAATACGTGCGCGatttaatatgttaattttatGTTCGGATTGTATGTATTTTTTGGACTTGATGACTTGTTATGCTGTTTTACAACGTTAGGCATATAATAAAATCTATGAAATACAACCACATACAATTAACTGGTGCATTACCAGCTGCCGGAAtcatgaaatattcttaatatatatttacttaattacaaacaaaattgattaaaaagCGTATATCAGATCAATATCACTCTGAGAAAGACTGAATATAAATTTAATTGACTCGGACAAATCtcctttttttcacaattatatTGATACAAAAAATATGTTCGTATTTCAAAGTTAGTTTGGAGAAGTAATTGGAAAGCTAATGGGATGAAGGCATGCACGttatatttcaaatacatttttaccaTAGAAATTGAATAATTGTGTAATAGAACTTGAAACAAGCATTCCAAAATGAAAATGTTTCTTTTGATTTAATTGACATTTGTAAGTGTTTTTGTTTCTGTGCACACATGCACAATAACTGGTTTGCTTACATCTGGATTTAGAGGAAAGACGTCTTTATTCCTCACTTTACTATCACCAAATCCAAAGGCATGGATGACATCTTCGTTTCCTATCAAACTCTCAATCGTTTCACCAAGACAGGTAATTACCTTAAAGCAAATTAAGATACAATACATATATGCGGGGATTTATTTTCTGATTCAtcgggaatttttttttttgtgcaATAtcgttataaacattggatcgagTAAATTTGTATTCGTATCGAGTAAAACAGTACATTAAGTTGTTGAATCTGTGTCATGTAGATTATTCAGTTTAAAAAGGTCGTGCAGTTCCTTCTACCTTTTGGTATGGATTGACGGACAACACATCATGGAGGCACTTTCCACCGAAACTACTACTACCTTGTGTCGTATTGCTAACTGTATAGTCAATACCTGAAATTTAGAAACATGTATTAATGCGTTTAAATtccctttttttattgtttaatttgagttacaatgtaatgagattaaattttatttacacttaaatgtatcatgaatattgctgggccaagtgtgaggttgagcgctcttaaaccggtttaaccccccaatgctttgcatagaccgtttcaatgcggtgaccccagctttattcttatatgtgtttatgttgttttgtattgtgctgttttgtgctgttttgtactgtttgagCAATCggccacttgccttaaataaagggacaacaaattgtttatgataagaattcaatactgttccagcagctggagtttcacttctttatattatattacaatgAAGATCACCATTAATTTTACAGGAATGAAACACAATACTTTAAACAACCAAAACATCCGTACGGACCTAGTaaactgtcatttattaatccaCGGTTCAAACATCGTTGGTTTTTGAAAGGCAgtttatgaaatgaaataaacgcCTAATACATTAAAGGAAGTCAACAGAAATAAATGGCAATATATAATAGTTATCAGATTTGTTACCATCAGTTAAAATGC is from Dreissena polymorpha isolate Duluth1 chromosome 14, UMN_Dpol_1.0, whole genome shotgun sequence and encodes:
- the LOC127858993 gene encoding uncharacterized protein LOC127858993: MTDQDEEGPDDEAAKTVGSPATYEDLREEIMNIFKNGCKFIIGIDYTVSNTTQGSSSFGGKCLHDVLSVNPYQKVITCLGETIESLIGNEDVIHAFGFGDSKVRNKDVFPLNPDKQCRTYLDVYDSYNTITNRIRFGNPTDFSPIINKALDIVNETNEFHVLLIISDCQVSEVKRTKDALIRASQYALSIVVIGIGDGPWTLMEQMEATGNRDEKMSNFNFVNYNHIVSKAANPDIEVAEAILQNMKSQRRFLHDMGYLED